From a single Alkalihalophilus pseudofirmus genomic region:
- a CDS encoding CC/Se motif family (seleno)protein gives MKDSNIPITISKRAYDFIKKRGGTVSISLFHGNSSCCTGGITELILSYKAPFDRNKFQKIQHNEIELLIEPNLPLKDTGLKIDLSTFGWIKQLQATGLERF, from the coding sequence ATGAAAGATTCGAACATTCCTATCACCATTTCAAAACGTGCCTATGACTTTATAAAAAAGCGCGGAGGTACAGTAAGCATTTCATTATTTCACGGAAATTCTTCCTGCTGTACAGGGGGGATTACTGAACTTATTTTATCTTATAAGGCACCTTTTGATAGAAATAAGTTTCAGAAAATTCAGCATAATGAAATTGAGTTGTTAATTGAACCGAACCTTCCTCTAAAAGATACAGGTTTAAAAATTGATCTATCTACATTCGGCTGGATCAAACAACTACAAGCAACAGGACTCGAGAGATTTTAA
- a CDS encoding glutathione ABC transporter substrate-binding protein → MGKIKLFTLFMLVMLISAMMAACSSDANVGEEAADQAEISGGDLVIDVQADPQTLDPHLGNDHQTLNVGRTIYDTLVYTDQELTMHMGLAESFEPIDDTTWEVKVREDVTFHDGSKLNGAVIKANIERLLDPAIASPVAFLFDMITNVEVIDEYTVHIETEFPFAPLPAHFAHPGGHIISAEAIRADYAAMDEGEEPGSVINSNPVGSGYFKFEDRVHGQSVRVVKNEEYWGEAAKVDSITFKVVPEDLTRVAELETNTAQIIGHLNPSDVTRIEQTEGVKVAKEDSVSLAYLGFNNTKEPFDNELVRQAISMAIDKEQIIDGIMDGAALPAKGPLAPPVFGYSDEVEGLPYNVDQAKELLAEAGYEGGFDTTIWTDDARIRIDVAEYLQSQLAEIGIRADIRAMEYGAFLDNITNAEHDMMIGAWGTVTADADYGLYPMFHSSNFGMTGNRTFYANDEVDELLVLGRQETDEGERLNIYKRAQEIIIEEAPLVPLYHTEHLAGLRDEVEGFWIHPSSLYYLRDVTIQ, encoded by the coding sequence GTGGGGAAAATAAAGCTATTCACTTTATTTATGTTGGTAATGTTAATTAGTGCAATGATGGCTGCGTGCTCAAGTGATGCAAACGTGGGTGAAGAAGCAGCTGATCAGGCAGAAATAAGCGGGGGAGATTTAGTGATTGATGTTCAAGCAGACCCTCAAACGCTAGATCCGCACTTAGGAAATGATCACCAAACGCTTAATGTTGGTCGTACTATTTATGATACATTAGTCTACACAGATCAAGAACTAACGATGCATATGGGATTAGCTGAATCATTCGAACCAATTGATGATACAACGTGGGAAGTAAAAGTACGAGAAGATGTAACGTTTCATGATGGTTCGAAATTAAATGGGGCAGTTATTAAAGCAAATATTGAGCGATTGCTCGACCCTGCTATTGCGTCTCCAGTTGCCTTTTTATTTGATATGATTACAAATGTTGAAGTAATTGATGAATATACAGTACACATTGAAACCGAGTTTCCATTTGCACCGCTTCCAGCTCATTTTGCACACCCTGGCGGTCATATAATTAGTGCTGAAGCCATTAGGGCGGATTATGCGGCTATGGATGAGGGAGAAGAACCTGGAAGTGTTATTAACTCTAATCCGGTTGGGTCTGGATATTTTAAGTTTGAAGATCGTGTTCACGGACAGTCGGTAAGAGTCGTTAAGAATGAAGAGTACTGGGGAGAAGCTGCAAAGGTCGACTCTATTACATTTAAAGTAGTACCTGAGGATTTAACTCGTGTTGCAGAGCTTGAAACAAATACAGCACAGATTATCGGCCACTTAAACCCAAGTGATGTTACTCGTATAGAGCAAACGGAAGGGGTTAAAGTCGCAAAAGAAGATAGTGTAAGCTTAGCCTATTTAGGATTTAACAACACAAAAGAACCGTTTGATAATGAGCTTGTTAGACAAGCGATTTCAATGGCTATCGATAAAGAACAAATCATAGACGGCATAATGGACGGAGCTGCACTCCCTGCCAAAGGACCTCTGGCTCCACCGGTTTTTGGCTACAGTGATGAAGTAGAAGGCCTTCCTTATAATGTGGATCAAGCAAAAGAATTATTAGCCGAAGCCGGTTATGAAGGTGGATTTGATACAACCATTTGGACCGATGATGCAAGAATTCGTATTGACGTAGCTGAATACCTGCAAAGTCAATTAGCTGAGATCGGGATCCGAGCTGATATTCGTGCGATGGAATATGGTGCGTTTTTAGACAATATCACGAATGCAGAGCATGATATGATGATTGGTGCTTGGGGAACGGTGACAGCTGATGCTGATTACGGACTTTATCCGATGTTTCATTCATCTAACTTCGGCATGACTGGAAACCGTACGTTCTATGCTAATGATGAAGTAGATGAGCTGCTTGTATTAGGCCGCCAAGAAACTGATGAGGGCGAGCGATTAAACATTTACAAACGTGCACAGGAAATTATTATCGAAGAAGCTCCTCTAGTGCCTCTTTATCATACAGAGCATCTAGCTGGTCTTCGTGATGAGGTAGAAGGTTTTTGGATTCATCCAAGCAGCTTATATTACCTCCGTGATGTGACGATTCAATAG
- a CDS encoding YjcZ family sporulation protein, translating into MEQSRKELTAMGYSYQGGFTLIVVLFILLVIVGSAYVC; encoded by the coding sequence ATGGAACAGAGCAGAAAGGAGTTGACAGCTATGGGTTACTCTTATCAAGGTGGGTTTACGTTAATTGTCGTATTATTCATCTTATTAGTCATTGTCGGTTCCGCTTACGTATGCTAA
- a CDS encoding xanthine phosphoribosyltransferase: protein MQELKNAIRERGKVLSNDVLKVDTFLNHQIDTELMALVGKEFAARFKNDGITKVLTIESSGIAPSFMAATELQAPLIFARKKKSLTLTDNLLVSTVYSFTKQESNDISVSKDFIQGGDRVLIIDDFLANGQAAFGLIEIVEQAGASVAGIGIVIEKSFQEGRKKLDDAGYRVEALARLHDLNEGKITFVDELVSSHS, encoded by the coding sequence ATGCAAGAGCTAAAAAATGCAATACGAGAAAGAGGAAAAGTATTATCAAATGATGTGTTAAAGGTTGATACTTTTTTAAACCATCAAATTGACACGGAGCTAATGGCATTGGTCGGCAAGGAATTTGCTGCACGTTTTAAGAATGATGGGATTACTAAAGTTTTAACCATTGAATCATCAGGTATTGCACCAAGCTTTATGGCAGCAACAGAACTTCAAGCACCGTTGATCTTTGCCCGCAAGAAAAAGTCATTAACGTTAACGGATAACCTCCTTGTAAGCACGGTTTATTCTTTTACGAAACAAGAATCAAATGATATATCTGTCTCCAAGGATTTCATCCAAGGAGGAGATCGTGTGTTAATCATTGACGATTTCCTTGCTAATGGCCAGGCGGCATTTGGATTAATAGAGATCGTTGAACAAGCAGGTGCTAGTGTTGCAGGTATTGGAATTGTGATTGAAAAATCATTCCAAGAAGGAAGAAAAAAGCTTGATGATGCTGGGTATCGCGTCGAAGCGCTAGCACGCCTGCACGATTTAAATGAAGG
- a CDS encoding CobW family GTP-binding protein, whose amino-acid sequence MKQIPAYVLTGFLGSGKTTVLQRMIQSAKDDGLRPIIVLNELGETNVERHLFTDVEMVELLNGCICCTIQEDMRTELEELLRSDDPGDILFIEGTGIANPQEIMEALTHPHLVEAVQLQSIISVLDTSKFLEYQSRFQSSKEVRQLLNQQVEFASLLLFNKMDLTDGRTLNKVKKKVEVLKQKNTPIIETEMGNVDRTELFASRFKWELEESEKSQNNHHHHHQHTFQAVRVKDVPNIERVAFEKWLKKNDELIIRAKGVVRLTETPRLFHFQYASKTLQLTPADEEDEPVIILIGTGFQKEELLDSIKAEVLMKG is encoded by the coding sequence ATGAAACAAATTCCTGCATATGTGTTAACGGGATTCCTTGGCAGCGGAAAAACCACTGTCCTGCAGCGTATGATCCAATCAGCTAAAGATGACGGCTTAAGACCAATTATTGTCTTGAATGAGCTAGGTGAAACGAATGTAGAACGTCATTTATTTACTGATGTTGAAATGGTTGAATTATTGAATGGATGCATTTGTTGTACGATTCAAGAAGATATGAGAACCGAACTAGAGGAGCTTTTGCGCTCAGACGATCCAGGAGATATATTATTTATAGAAGGGACAGGCATTGCTAATCCCCAAGAAATAATGGAAGCACTCACACACCCGCATTTAGTTGAGGCCGTTCAATTACAGTCGATTATAAGTGTATTAGATACTAGTAAATTTCTCGAGTATCAAAGCCGGTTTCAAAGTTCTAAAGAAGTAAGACAGTTATTAAATCAACAGGTTGAGTTTGCCTCATTACTCTTATTTAATAAGATGGATTTAACAGACGGCCGTACGCTTAACAAAGTTAAAAAGAAAGTTGAAGTTTTGAAGCAGAAAAACACTCCTATTATTGAAACTGAGATGGGAAATGTAGATCGTACTGAGTTGTTCGCCTCAAGATTTAAGTGGGAATTAGAGGAGTCTGAAAAAAGTCAAAACAACCATCACCATCACCATCAACATACTTTCCAAGCCGTTCGAGTAAAAGATGTGCCGAATATAGAGAGGGTAGCTTTTGAGAAGTGGCTGAAGAAAAATGATGAGCTGATCATTCGAGCGAAAGGAGTAGTTCGCTTAACTGAAACACCAAGACTCTTTCACTTTCAATATGCATCCAAGACTTTGCAGTTAACGCCTGCTGATGAGGAAGATGAGCCTGTTATCATTTTGATTGGCACAGGATTTCAGAAAGAAGAGTTATTGGATTCCATAAAAGCAGAAGTGTTAATGAAAGGATGA
- a CDS encoding TIGR03943 family putative permease subunit produces MKKETDLGFHAYIRGIILIGFALLILAFIITGNIRYYIAVNMMPFIYFATGVFLLLGVVQIIRSTSKGQEEELLCDCGTDHSMEGSPVTKLFIYSIFIAPIVLGFVLPDKVLDSTVAQNRGIQYGSGILTKPTAQVSEEGSQTSRAEAYLNDPDGYMESLESETSSSDEFSTEEFYTEEGFNSYYDEMAQELLAEERIVVTEENYLDIMTVLDLHLDRFVGKEIHIVGFVYREPDFDDNQLVVARFGMTCCVADASVYGTMIETTEATAFENDTWVNVVGTIDKTMYNDFHIPLIQLDTINEVPEPDTPYVFPSFGI; encoded by the coding sequence TTGAAGAAAGAAACAGACTTAGGATTTCATGCCTATATTCGAGGAATTATTTTAATCGGTTTTGCTTTATTAATATTGGCATTTATCATTACTGGCAACATACGTTACTATATTGCCGTAAATATGATGCCGTTTATCTACTTTGCTACGGGCGTTTTTCTCTTGCTCGGTGTCGTTCAGATAATAAGAAGCACATCAAAAGGCCAAGAGGAAGAGCTGTTATGCGATTGCGGAACCGACCACAGTATGGAAGGTTCTCCTGTTACTAAATTATTTATTTACTCTATTTTCATTGCACCTATTGTTTTAGGGTTTGTGCTGCCGGATAAAGTATTAGACTCAACTGTCGCGCAAAACCGAGGGATCCAATACGGTTCAGGCATTCTAACAAAACCAACAGCTCAAGTGTCAGAAGAAGGATCACAGACTTCTCGAGCTGAAGCCTATTTAAATGATCCTGATGGTTATATGGAAAGTCTCGAGTCAGAAACAAGCTCCAGTGACGAATTCAGCACAGAAGAATTTTATACTGAGGAAGGGTTTAACTCCTATTACGACGAAATGGCACAAGAGTTACTTGCAGAAGAACGGATTGTAGTTACAGAAGAAAATTATTTAGATATTATGACTGTCCTAGATTTACACCTAGACCGCTTTGTCGGGAAAGAAATTCATATAGTAGGATTTGTGTACAGGGAACCTGATTTTGATGATAATCAATTAGTCGTTGCCCGGTTTGGAATGACTTGCTGTGTTGCCGATGCATCGGTTTATGGAACGATGATTGAAACGACTGAAGCAACTGCATTTGAAAACGATACATGGGTCAACGTAGTAGGTACGATTGACAAAACAATGTACAATGATTTTCACATACCTTTAATCCAGCTCGATACGATTAACGAAGTTCCAGAACCAGACACTCCATATGTCTTCCCAAGCTTTGGGATCTAA
- the licT gene encoding BglG family transcription antiterminator LicT, protein MKINKVLNNNVVVVKEGQEEIIVMGSGLAFGKRKNDLINPEKIEKVFVMKDKNEYEKFTQMLNMLPEAHISLAEQIISYAEKKLKASLNEHVHVALADHLSFAIERIKQGFSLHNKLLHEIKALYPAEFDIGKWAVDLVFEKTGVRLPEDEAGHLALHIHTAKMNASTMNEVMNTTVILHELISLIENTLQVKVEEDSISYQRLMTHLNFALKRVVENEPFQDVDPDMHALVKEKYNRSYQTALLLRDHVKDRLEQDLPSSELVYLTLHIQRIDKKERS, encoded by the coding sequence ATGAAGATTAATAAAGTGTTAAATAATAATGTAGTGGTCGTAAAAGAGGGGCAAGAAGAAATTATTGTTATGGGCTCTGGATTAGCTTTTGGTAAGCGGAAGAATGATTTAATTAACCCTGAGAAAATTGAGAAAGTGTTTGTCATGAAAGATAAGAATGAATATGAAAAATTTACTCAAATGCTCAATATGCTGCCTGAAGCACATATTTCTTTAGCTGAGCAAATCATTTCGTATGCCGAGAAGAAGTTAAAAGCCAGTCTAAATGAGCATGTTCATGTGGCTTTAGCCGATCATCTTTCGTTTGCCATTGAACGTATAAAACAGGGATTCAGCCTACATAATAAATTATTACACGAAATTAAAGCACTGTACCCTGCTGAATTTGATATTGGTAAATGGGCTGTCGACTTGGTTTTCGAAAAAACGGGTGTTCGATTACCGGAAGATGAAGCAGGACATTTAGCTCTTCACATTCATACAGCCAAGATGAATGCCTCTACCATGAATGAAGTGATGAATACAACCGTTATCCTTCATGAGCTCATTTCATTAATTGAAAATACACTGCAAGTCAAAGTTGAAGAAGACTCGATATCATATCAACGATTAATGACTCACTTAAATTTCGCTTTGAAACGAGTAGTAGAAAATGAACCGTTTCAAGATGTAGACCCAGACATGCATGCGCTTGTAAAGGAGAAATACAACAGATCCTATCAAACGGCCTTGCTGCTGAGAGATCATGTAAAGGATCGTTTGGAACAGGACCTTCCCTCATCAGAACTTGTTTATTTAACATTACACATTCAACGAATTGATAAAAAAGAACGAAGTTAA
- a CDS encoding carbon starvation CstA family protein, producing MNFLTLMMISGVIFLLAYRIYGRFLEKELKVDPNRVTPAVEVNDGVEYVPAKKPVLLGHHFATIAGGGPITGPITAVAFGWLPAVLWIIIGSIFIGGVHDYTSLQASIRHKAKSIGAVIKEYMGGRGQVLFLTFSIATLILVVGVFMILVANTFVSVPEAATASILFLGVAIIFGFFVNQLRVNLAIASVFGVIAMLLSIWVGINFPIHLSAPTWSLILLGYAYAASVMPVWLLLQPRDYLNAFLLYGLIIGAVVGILIAAPSIQLPAYTGFRHETMGFLFPILFITIACGAISGFHSLVSSGTTAKQLDNEKNGKFIAYGGMLLEGFLAIIAIGSVAYLSQADFAARMDALGGPIGTFAAGIGYFMSFWGISETVAVTFAALTASAFLLTTLDSATRLMRYAVQEITEDRAPKAFQNSHVATASGLVFAAALALSGTWSQIWPLFGSANQMLGALALLAVAVWLKKTGARTFYVVIPMYFMFFVTVAALGVLMYNNFIASNWLLFVSAFILFILCIFLAIEGWRALGEKEEQDRTVKM from the coding sequence ATGAACTTTTTAACATTAATGATGATCTCAGGGGTCATTTTCTTACTTGCTTATCGTATTTATGGTCGTTTTCTAGAAAAAGAATTAAAAGTGGATCCAAACCGTGTCACTCCAGCAGTAGAAGTAAATGACGGGGTAGAATATGTTCCTGCAAAGAAGCCGGTATTGCTAGGACATCACTTTGCAACGATTGCTGGTGGAGGTCCGATTACAGGCCCTATTACAGCAGTAGCATTTGGCTGGCTGCCTGCGGTATTATGGATTATCATTGGTAGTATTTTCATTGGCGGGGTACATGATTATACTTCACTTCAAGCTTCTATCCGCCATAAAGCAAAGTCAATTGGTGCGGTGATTAAAGAGTATATGGGTGGACGAGGTCAGGTATTATTTCTTACATTCTCTATTGCTACATTAATTTTAGTTGTCGGTGTATTTATGATTCTTGTAGCAAATACGTTTGTATCCGTTCCTGAAGCTGCTACAGCGTCGATTTTATTTTTAGGTGTTGCTATTATTTTTGGATTCTTTGTAAACCAGCTTCGTGTCAATTTAGCGATTGCAAGCGTGTTTGGTGTTATTGCCATGTTATTATCGATTTGGGTAGGAATTAACTTCCCAATCCATTTAAGTGCACCGACATGGTCGCTCATTTTACTAGGCTATGCTTATGCAGCTTCTGTTATGCCTGTATGGCTGCTTCTTCAGCCGCGTGATTATTTAAATGCCTTCTTATTATATGGGTTAATTATTGGAGCAGTAGTGGGGATCTTAATTGCCGCTCCATCTATTCAATTACCAGCTTACACTGGTTTCCGTCATGAGACGATGGGCTTCTTATTCCCAATCTTGTTTATTACGATTGCATGTGGAGCTATTTCAGGTTTCCATTCATTAGTATCATCAGGTACAACGGCAAAACAGCTTGATAATGAGAAAAATGGTAAATTTATTGCTTACGGCGGTATGCTCCTTGAAGGTTTCTTAGCGATTATTGCTATTGGCTCTGTTGCTTATTTATCACAAGCAGACTTTGCAGCAAGAATGGATGCATTAGGCGGACCGATTGGAACATTTGCTGCGGGTATCGGATACTTCATGTCATTTTGGGGAATCAGCGAAACGGTTGCCGTTACATTTGCTGCCCTGACTGCATCTGCTTTCTTACTAACAACACTAGATTCTGCTACGCGCCTTATGCGCTATGCAGTCCAAGAAATCACTGAAGACCGTGCGCCAAAAGCGTTCCAAAATTCACATGTGGCTACAGCATCTGGTCTTGTCTTTGCAGCTGCACTAGCTCTATCAGGAACGTGGAGTCAAATTTGGCCGCTGTTCGGCTCAGCTAATCAAATGCTTGGTGCGCTTGCTCTGCTTGCAGTAGCTGTCTGGCTTAAAAAGACTGGAGCTCGTACCTTCTATGTCGTTATACCGATGTACTTCATGTTCTTTGTCACAGTAGCAGCACTTGGGGTATTAATGTATAACAACTTTATCGCAAGCAATTGGCTGTTATTTGTTTCAGCATTCATCTTATTTATTCTATGTATCTTCCTAGCCATTGAAGGTTGGAGAGCATTAGGAGAGAAAGAAGAACAAGATCGTACGGTTAAAATGTAA
- a CDS encoding aminoimidazole riboside kinase, which translates to MKGIISLGEALIDFIPLDKENITYQKSPGGAPANVAVAAAKLGAKSTFVGKVGQDVLGEFLKETLQSHGVDVTSMILTEEARTGVVFVTLDESGERNFSFYIDPSADRFLSIDNLDSELFTGHNVLHYGSISMISEPSRSATLQAVKMAKEQNMIVSYDPNLRLGLWPSEKDARETISSMLKEASIVKISDEELTFLTGETELEAGIKKLSKYNIPVLLVTYGSKGSYVHVDNETIHVPAMKVETVDTTGAGDAFVSGILYQLSERNTALGEIALDQWKEIVEFASVSGALAASTRGAMTALPTLDEVKATLQK; encoded by the coding sequence ATGAAAGGGATTATATCCTTAGGTGAAGCATTAATTGATTTTATTCCATTAGACAAAGAGAATATCACTTATCAAAAAAGTCCTGGCGGTGCTCCGGCAAATGTGGCTGTTGCAGCAGCTAAATTAGGTGCGAAATCCACCTTTGTTGGTAAAGTTGGGCAAGATGTATTGGGAGAGTTCCTTAAAGAAACGTTGCAAAGCCACGGGGTAGATGTTACTTCTATGATCTTAACTGAGGAAGCAAGAACTGGAGTCGTTTTTGTAACGTTAGATGAATCGGGTGAGCGTAATTTCAGCTTTTATATTGATCCTAGTGCAGATCGTTTTCTTTCAATAGATAACTTAGATTCCGAGTTATTTACAGGACATAATGTTCTTCATTATGGGTCCATTTCAATGATTTCCGAGCCGAGCAGAAGTGCTACTCTACAAGCAGTAAAAATGGCTAAGGAGCAAAATATGATTGTGTCATATGACCCTAACTTAAGATTAGGGTTATGGCCGTCAGAAAAGGACGCGAGAGAAACGATTAGTTCAATGTTAAAAGAAGCAAGCATTGTGAAAATCTCAGACGAGGAACTTACATTTTTGACTGGTGAAACAGAACTTGAAGCAGGTATAAAAAAGCTTTCAAAGTACAACATTCCAGTGTTGCTTGTTACTTATGGCAGCAAGGGGAGTTATGTACATGTTGATAATGAAACGATTCATGTGCCGGCAATGAAAGTTGAAACAGTTGACACTACAGGAGCAGGGGATGCTTTTGTTTCAGGAATCTTATATCAACTGAGCGAAAGAAATACTGCTCTAGGAGAGATTGCTCTTGATCAGTGGAAGGAAATTGTTGAGTTTGCTTCGGTATCAGGGGCGCTTGCGGCTTCTACAAGAGGGGCAATGACTGCCCTTCCTACGCTTGATGAAGTGAAAGCTACATTACAAAAGTAG
- a CDS encoding permease, translated as MKAGKKFIGFGKDMIGFVLLLLFLILFFNIESFKNTEASIAVPDTWLTVNTIFLSIVIEAVPFILLGVFVSALIQIYVKEEWIHRYLPKNAYAALLPAAFLGAIFPICECAIVPIVRRLIKKGMPLHVGVVFLVGAPILNPVVAASTYYAFRTDLTVLYARMGLAFILAIIIGGILYVIFKNSEQLKLSKDELVGITPVTIESPVRKMNRFKQTLYHASDEFFLMGKYLILGAFIASLFQTFLDRELLLTIGSNEWSSTAVMMAFAFLLSLCSEADAFVASSFGNTFTTGSLIAFLVYGPMLDLKNTIMLFAFFKARFVVTFMIVVTVAVFAAVMTLQLFIL; from the coding sequence ATGAAAGCAGGTAAAAAATTCATAGGTTTTGGCAAAGACATGATCGGCTTTGTCTTGCTGCTGTTGTTCTTAATTTTATTTTTTAATATTGAATCATTTAAAAATACGGAAGCCTCTATCGCTGTCCCTGATACATGGTTAACGGTTAATACAATCTTCTTAAGTATAGTAATTGAAGCGGTACCCTTTATTTTACTTGGAGTCTTCGTGTCTGCTTTAATTCAAATCTATGTAAAGGAAGAATGGATTCATCGTTATCTTCCGAAAAATGCTTATGCAGCCCTTCTGCCCGCTGCCTTTTTAGGAGCGATCTTCCCTATTTGTGAATGTGCCATCGTTCCTATCGTCAGACGACTCATCAAAAAAGGAATGCCCCTGCATGTGGGTGTTGTCTTTCTAGTCGGGGCACCCATCTTAAATCCGGTTGTAGCTGCATCGACTTATTATGCCTTTAGAACAGATTTAACAGTTTTATATGCGAGAATGGGACTAGCTTTCATACTTGCTATTATTATTGGAGGCATACTTTATGTCATTTTCAAAAATAGTGAGCAGCTAAAGTTATCTAAAGATGAGCTAGTAGGTATTACCCCTGTTACTATAGAAAGTCCTGTGCGCAAGATGAATCGGTTTAAGCAAACCCTCTATCACGCTTCAGACGAATTTTTCTTAATGGGAAAATATCTGATTCTTGGGGCATTTATTGCCTCGTTATTTCAAACGTTCCTAGATCGTGAGCTTCTTCTTACAATCGGAAGCAACGAATGGTCTTCAACGGCTGTAATGATGGCTTTCGCCTTCTTGCTTTCATTATGCTCTGAGGCAGATGCTTTTGTAGCTTCATCATTTGGAAATACATTTACTACTGGATCACTTATAGCCTTTTTAGTATACGGACCTATGCTGGACCTAAAAAATACAATTATGTTATTTGCGTTCTTTAAAGCTCGCTTTGTTGTTACATTTATGATCGTTGTTACAGTGGCTGTTTTTGCGGCAGTGATGACTCTTCAGTTATTCATATTGTAA
- a CDS encoding DUF2179 domain-containing protein: MVQALIIFVAQLLFVPVLTLRTIMMVKGMKEKAAAMGILEGIIYVGALGLVFSDLSNYLNMASYALGFGVGLYIGAIIEQKLAIGYVTIEVNIMQRNEELTNRLRVVGFSVSTAEVEGMNSSRFRLDCTARRDREREFIEIVNAYEPSAFIVSFEPRNFKGGYITKAMKKRKEKFLKKKMSA, from the coding sequence ATGGTTCAGGCTTTAATTATTTTTGTTGCCCAGCTTTTATTTGTACCAGTCTTAACCTTACGTACGATTATGATGGTTAAGGGGATGAAAGAGAAGGCTGCTGCTATGGGTATACTTGAGGGGATTATTTATGTTGGAGCACTTGGACTCGTGTTCAGTGATCTATCCAACTATTTAAATATGGCTTCGTATGCATTGGGCTTTGGTGTTGGACTCTATATCGGAGCAATTATTGAACAAAAGCTCGCGATTGGTTACGTAACAATTGAAGTCAACATTATGCAGCGTAATGAGGAATTAACAAATCGTTTAAGAGTGGTAGGATTCAGTGTTTCGACTGCTGAAGTAGAAGGAATGAATTCTTCTCGTTTTAGACTAGATTGCACAGCTCGGAGAGATCGTGAGCGAGAGTTTATTGAAATTGTAAATGCTTATGAGCCAAGTGCGTTTATCGTTTCCTTTGAACCGCGTAATTTTAAAGGCGGTTACATTACAAAAGCGATGAAAAAGCGTAAAGAAAAATTCTTGAAGAAGAAAATGAGTGCATAA
- a CDS encoding PTS sugar transporter subunit IIA produces the protein MLKKLFGLDKKEAAPVQPTQEIVHSPMTGKYVAIENVPDPTFAEKMMGDGVAVEPANGTVVAPVSGEIMQVFPTKHAIGIKTPGGAEILLHIGLETVNMKGEGFTAHVKEGDKVKVGDPLVDFDLALVKEKAASIITPIVVTNQDDLDSVIKETATDVVAGETPLLTLKMKG, from the coding sequence ATGTTAAAAAAATTATTCGGACTAGATAAGAAGGAAGCAGCACCAGTTCAACCAACTCAAGAAATTGTTCACTCTCCAATGACGGGGAAATATGTTGCTATTGAAAATGTTCCAGACCCAACTTTTGCAGAGAAAATGATGGGTGACGGTGTTGCCGTGGAACCTGCTAATGGAACAGTTGTTGCTCCTGTATCAGGAGAAATCATGCAGGTTTTCCCGACAAAACATGCGATTGGAATCAAAACGCCAGGCGGAGCAGAGATCTTACTTCACATTGGTCTTGAAACGGTCAATATGAAAGGTGAAGGTTTCACAGCTCATGTTAAAGAAGGAGATAAAGTGAAAGTAGGAGATCCTTTAGTTGACTTTGACCTTGCACTTGTAAAAGAAAAAGCGGCAAGCATCATTACGCCAATTGTTGTTACAAATCAAGACGACCTAGATAGCGTCATCAAAGAAACAGCAACCGATGTGGTTGCAGGTGAAACTCCTCTTCTTACATTAAAGATGAAGGGCTAA